The proteins below come from a single Cannabis sativa cultivar Pink pepper isolate KNU-18-1 chromosome 3, ASM2916894v1, whole genome shotgun sequence genomic window:
- the LOC115710638 gene encoding TPR repeat-containing thioredoxin TDX, with protein sequence MDSVKLAELEQFITRCKSNPSLLHNPSLAFFKSYLQSLGAQIPSDPDTDKFRNSAEDTKEKTDTKKHESFGEDDDIVESDVELDDSDVVEPDNEPPQKMGDLTVEVTEEMQDAAQDAKAKAMNAISEGKLDEAIDHITQAITLNPKSAIFYATRASIFVKLKKPNAAIRDANAALEINPDSAKGYKIRGMARALLGHWEEAARDLHVASNIDFDEEIDFALKKIEPNAQKIEEHRRKYERLRKAKEARKAEREKQRQFEAQAQEALSALKDGEVIGIHSISEMETKLNSASKTSRLAILYFTATWCGPCRFISPLYVNLASKYPKVVFLKVDIDEARDVAGRWNISSVPTFFFIRNGKEIDKVVGADKNALESKIAQHAG encoded by the exons ATGGATTCTGTGAAATTGGCAGAATTGGAGCAATTCATCACTCGCTGTAAATCAAACCCTTCATTACTCCATAACCCTTCTCTCGCTTTCTTCAAATCCTATCTTCAGAG CTTGGGTGCTCAAATTCCTTCTGACCCTGATACG GATAAATTTCGAAACAGTGCAGAGGACACTAAGGAGAAAACTGATACCAAAAAGCATGAATCATTCGGTGAAGACGATGACATTGTTGAGTCTGATGTTGAATTGGATGATTCTGATGTTGTGGAGCCCGATAATGAGCCCCCGCAAAAG ATGGGAGATCTAACTGTTGAGGTTACGGAAGAGATGCAAGATGCGGCACAAGATGCAAAAGCAAAGGCTATGAATGCTATTTCTGAAG GCAAGTTGGATGAAGCCATTGATCACATAACACAAGCAATAACATTGAATCCAAAATCTGCAATATTTTATGCAACTAGAG CAAGTATCTTTGTCAAACTAAAGAAACCGAACGCAGCTATTCGGGATGCTAATGCAGCTTTAGAG ATCAACCCAGACTCTGCTAAAGGATATAAAATAAGAGGTATGGCAAGGGCATTGTTGGGTCATTGGGAAGAAGCTGCTAGAGATTTGCATGTAGCATCCAATATTGATTTCGATGAGGAGATTGATTTTGCACTTAAAAAG ATCGAGCCTAATGCTCAGAAAATTGAAGAGCATAGGAGAAAATACGAACGTTTGAGGAAAGCAAAGGAGGCGAGAAAAGCCGAGCGTGAGAAGCAGAGACAATTTGAAGCCCAA GCTCAAGAAGCGTTGTCTGCTCTCAAGGACG GGGAAGTTATCGGTATACATTCCATAAGTGAAATGGAGACAAAGTTAAATTCTGCTTCGAAAACATCTCGTCTCGCAATCCTCTATTTCACAGCAACATGGTGTGGACCGTGTCGTTTCATATCTCCTTTGTATGTCAACTTAGCTAGTAAGTACCCGAAAGTAGTTTTCTTGAAAGTTGACATAGACGAGGCAAGAGACGTGGCTGGACGATGGAACATAAGTAGTGTTCCGACCTTTTTCTTCATAAGAAATGGTAAAGAGATAGACAAGGTGGTTGGTGCAGACAAAAATGCACTCGAAAGCAAGATTGCACAACACGCAGGCTAA